Within the Oncorhynchus clarkii lewisi isolate Uvic-CL-2024 chromosome 2, UVic_Ocla_1.0, whole genome shotgun sequence genome, the region ACCTGTCTACCAGGTAGAGACTAGTCAATGGGGCGTGGGACAAAAACGAATGTAGTATGCTACTAGGCTAGACACACAGCTAAGAGGAATCCTAAGGCTAAGCCGATTATGTTGATGTATTCAGGACATTACAATATGGTATTATATAAAGCGGATGAGAGAATAACAGGATGATACCGGATAATTAAGAGGTAGATAGAGAAACAAGCACACAAAGGCATGGCAATGACATGTTTTGGACTCTCGCAATGGAAACTTGGCCCACAGTGATTTCAAATGCAAATAGAAGAGTTAGGTTTTCCTGGCATGCAAAACGGCCATGGCTGGCAACAGTcagagtactgtgtgtgtgtattgccttGACTAGGGGATGCTGGAAAGGCCATGTGGAAGAGCTCAATTGTGTCAGTCAGCATTCATGAATACTAAACCATGAACGGAACCTTCTATCAGAGCATTTTCCATAAGTTACACTGCAATTCTGCAATTTATACAGGTGTAGTCAAAGAGTTAATTCAGACATTTACATTTGAACAACCTTGATTTAATATAAAACTAGGTCATCTTAATGTTCACATTTTTCCAAGAGATTGTATTATAAAATGTTACAATGTACATGGCAATGTTTAATGATCATTAATGCATCTTTTACTATACAATTTCAGTATATGTACACCCACCAAATCATGACCACTGCTTTTTTCCCCCATAGGCAAACAAGGAGGAATGTATGTTCAAATTGGAAATAAAATATACACAACATTAAGTTGTGGCTGGGTGAAAATCATTTCCCTCTTCCTCCCAAGAGTGCTTAAAGTGAAATCCTAAAATCGATTTGCCATTCAAACCTCATGGAGTCCACACACCAGGTTTGCAGGCACCGCAATAtctggcagagagagaaataacaaATCAACATCTTGTTTCTATCAGTGAATTAAGAAGAGCTTACACTAACAAGTAGTCAAATTGATGCGCAAAGGACAGTTTGAAAGAGTACAGTATGTGTAACATATTGCCATCTCTTCACGGATAGCTTTGTCATGCTCATTCCCGTGATAAGGTTTAAGTGAGGTGAAAGACCACTGATAATAACTCTATTGTAACACAATAGTTGCATATAATCTAGATACTAATAGAccctatagtaatataatattattACATCATACACAACAACAGTTTCTATTGTAATAGAATAACTGCAGAGGGTGGAGTGTCAGATACCGATCTTAGCAGGCTTGGGGAGGTTCAGGTTGGTCATGATGTCCACAAACTCTTCCACGGTCTTGGTCAGGCGGGGGTTAAACCTCCTCTCCTCGCCCACGGTGGAGGCCGTCTGACCTGCAGCACAGGATTAACAGACCTGTTAGCAATACATCACAATGATGATTCAATGACTACACTCAACTGTAGAACCCACGGTCTGATCTGGCTTAGGAATGAGAGTTGAAAATGAAAGTAGACAAATGGTGAAGGGTGGTGGTACAGTACACCGGACAAATTAACTTTGTAAAGTCTATGGAAAGGAGTGTCATAGCACTGCGAGAGTATACAAGCCTTCTGGGTATGCTTGTACGAAATTATTGGTGAGACTATCCCCAAGCGCATAGATGTAAAAAAGGAAATCTTGCAAGAAAAGGGGTCAGGGGATATAGACATTACACTGGAATACAATAACACTTTTGCATAAAGAGGATGTCTTGTCAACCTTTGTAGTCATGTGCAGGGAAGACGAGGCACTGAGGAGGTAATGTGAAGATCTTCCGGTGGATTGATTCATAGAGCCTCCTAGAGCAGCCTGGGAAGTAGATAAACAAACAGATCAGGCTTGTTTTCATTGGACCCGAAacaaacggactgaaacagggagggactacctggacttgtctGATAAGAAACACTaattaacactaacactaactatTCCAAAACGTTTTCCGTCGCATGCCCTATTGCATATAAACTACGGTTCAGTGACTATTTGAGATCAGACTACACTGGGAAAAAAGTCTACAATACTGCCACATTGTGTCCACTAAGCATAAAACAATGCACCAAGTGTGGGTGAGGCAATGATCCACAAACTTTTCATGCATTGTTTAAAAACAGTTCCGACCAAAGAATTGGGAAACAATAGCATATAGGGATGAAAGTCTGTGATATACCCTGATAATATGTCCATGTCTAGATATATCACCACAGAGATCAAAAATCAGAGAgaatatgactgagtcacactaTAGTACTGTGTTGGCTTAGATACTTGCTTTTTGCATTGTTATGTCCAGCATGGATTCAGTCTTGTGGATGCCCAACCAGGCCAGTGCATTGCAGTACATTTTGTCTTGGCTCTGCTCGGTTTAGCTTAGTAGTGTGGAAAAGGTTAACGTTACCCTGCTGGAAGTCTGTCCTTCCACAGCCCCTGATTAGCAGTGTGTCCCCAGTGAAAGCCATGCTCTGGTCCCCTGTTACCAACGTCACACAGCCGTCTGTATGTCCTGGAGTCTCCCTCACCGTCAGATACTGAGGGACGAGAGAGGCAGTAAGAGGGATTACAGAAAACAAGGGAGGGGGAAGTAAAGAGGAGAAAGGGAGTGTGAAGAAGAGATGAAAGTGAATAAGGCCGAAGCATTTAAAGCAGTGGACAGCAACCCTGGTACTGGAGAGCAACAGTACATGATGTGTAGGCTTTTGTTTCAGCCCAGCACTCTTACTCAGTTGAACAAAAAAACCTGTAAACCTATGACTCTTCAGGACCAGGGATTTTGGGTGAACACAATTTGGGGTAGGCCCAGACCCATACTGTATTCTCTATAGCTGTAGGTAGGTCTGTCCTCACATGTTTGCCAAAGCTGATCTTATCTCCCTCTGATAGCATGATGTCTGCACTGGCCCCGCTGTGCTTGGAGATGGCACTCTTCATCCCAAACAGccggttcttcagctgtcccgtGCCTGTGATGTGGTCTGCATGGCAGTGAGTGTTCACTAATAGGGgggtacaggggggggggggggggggggcagggtacAGTGTGAGTCATATGTCATCTTAAACAAGGGTAGGATAAACAAGGAGATCAAAATGGATGTAGGattagtgtgtgcatgtgtgtgtgtgtgtggacgtgctCGTGCTAGCAAGCGCATGCTTGTGTGCTTGTCTATGTTTTAGAGACATTCAAGTTTACCTGCCACTTTCAGGTTGAAACCCAGTTCCTCTACGAGTTTCAGATCCCTATCCACTGTCTCCAGTACTGGATCAATGAGGACCGCCTCCCTGCTCTCTGTATCAGCCAGCAGATAAGTGTAGGTGCTGCTCACCGACTCAAACAGCTGTAAAGGTTGGAACAAGCAAGGACAGGTGAATGAGTAACCATAGGTTATAAACGATGAGGGGGCAGTACAGTATTCTATTACATAACACACATCATGCCTGTATATTGATCAAGAATGATAATATATGGGTGTGTAGTCTTATGGTGATAAGGGGTTTGTTGTTTTAAGGCTGCAAGTCTGTCAAGAGTCACCGTCAAGGTGGATTTTCATACTTTGAGGCGGTCCTAcatgtgggcattcctgcatctgCAGGAACCCCTCTTTATCCTTCTATTGGTCCATTTTTAAACTATGACTCCCGTATGGAGGCGCTcatgtacagtaggtggcggtaatgcaccataaaGTTGCCAACCGCCGATAAACTCCACAGAAGAGGCGGGGCGACAACACCGGTGGCTAGCTAGGGTAAtggtagacagtgtccttcgtCCCTGCTTGTCGGGCACTGTTTTCCCGTATTTCTGTTAACGAGGATAGTTGTTCAGTAGGCGTTTAGGACACTTGgtgctagctaacaagctaggaCTCCGGTACACAGCCGGTGGGAGAGGTAGCTAGCTCACCGGTAGACCGTGTACTTCGCCCACCCCTCTCGGGCACTGTTTTCCCGCAGTTCTGCTAACGACGGCGAGGGCAGGTGTTCGGCAAGCGGGAGTGAAAGACTCTCCGGTAcacatcgggggggggggggggggggggggggcttcactGGTAACTAGCTATCTAGGACACCGGTAGACAGTGTTATTCTCAAtacttttatttcccttttgacACACATTTTAATCTCATAGACAGACAATCAGGGGAAATCCAGAATATAAAGTGCCACACAAGCATGAAGATGGCGTACGTGTGTTATAATGTAATTAGCTACGATGCTTTTCTTGGTTTCACCTGGTTATCTTAGTTTAGTTTGGTTTATTTAGATTGGAGTTATCAAAAATCTAGTGATTTTTTATGCCAGAAAATGTGTAAACACATGCCCTCCGTACGAGTGGCGATTTGAACGCGCCCCCTCTACTACAGCTTGCTAACGTTACATTGTTCCACTTTTTTTTAACACTGCAATAACGAAGGATGCCTGGAAAATACGTTCCCCCTAATTCTCATGTTGACCAATTGCAAAATACTTGATTACTTGCACTGAAAAAAACCCCGTCATATTTTCACTGTATTTTCAACAAGTCGGCGGAACCCAGTTGAAACTTCAGCCTAGAACTTTTACGCATGTCAAAAGCAAACAATATAAATGATTGCCGTGGCTAACTCACCTGCCTGAAGAAAGGTCCTTTTCCCAACTCCATCCTGGAGCAGTAAGGTCGTATGATGACCGTTTCCAGAGGCTGCTTGCTGGTGCGTAAGCCCGGGCCGATGTGGGCTGGAACTTTACGCGAGTACCCGGTTGTTTGGAGCCACAGCGTGTAGGCCAGCGCAGGTTTCAGTCGGTTTACAACTGAACACATTTTTTCTTCACTGTTATTTTTAACTGTCACTTTTTTTGGCTTCCTACTGGGCGACGGGCATGGGTAGAAATCCCAAAACTGAGCAGACGAGTTTGACTAGTTTGTTGTGCCCCAATCCCCTGTAGCTGTCCGTTGCCGTAGAAGTATGGTTGCCACAAATGTAGCTATATTGACTTATTGTGCAATAAAATGTGTAGTGTATCCAGGAAGTCCCAGAAATCTGATAAGGGAGCCTACACCTTGAGAACCTCCAAGCACTAGAGCAGAGGACATGTGCAAGCTGTCAACCCTTcaacacgcgcgcacacacacacacacagagagagatagggggtcaGAGTTCGGTGTGTCACTATGACTGTGCACATGTGTATTCATATAACAAGGTACTTTACACTACGTGACTATTGTCAGCAACTCCAGATAGGAAACAAACCCAGTTCCAGTTTAATCCAACAATCCATGCATTAGTATGGTAATTAACAATATATAATGGTTTGAATAAGATTATTGTCAGATTAAAggacatttttatttaatacaaAAATGGAATGTGAAGCAAAAATACATACAACTTTAATATTTTGCAGAAATGTAAGTGGTCATATTGCTGCTAATAAAATCTAGCTGTCAGAGGTACAATTCATTGTTTTGGGGGTTCCAGATTCTTCAAATGTGTCCACCTGTAAAAGAGTCAAAATCATAACATGGAGTGGAGCATTTTCACATTCAGAGAAGCACTGACCCAGTTCTGTGTGACTGGTGCATCTACTGTAGCTATGTACCTCTACATATTTGTACATCCAGGGGAGCAGCTGGGTGACCCTGGTGTAGACTACTGGTTTGTTGGGCCGACCACAGCCATCTCCCCAGCTCACTATCCCAGCCagcctccactccccctcccctgtctcaCACACCAGTGGGCCTCCACTGTCTCCCTTAAAACCAGAGAAGACCACATATGAATTCATATATGcagtttttggtgtgtgtgtgtgtgtgtgcttgcatgcatatgtgtgtgtgtacctggcatgagtccactcctccctccatgGTGCCAGCACAAAGCATCCTGGGAGTGAGGTAGCCTGTCGCAGCTCAGACCATACAgagcctgagagagagggagagaggataaagacaagGCGCAATAAATTAGAGTGATCATCCAATCAGTTGAAATCATAAGGAAGTGGTGTGAGAATATTTGTGAACGTGGCTCACCCCCCTTTTTAGTGTAGCCCCAGCCAGTGATCCAACAGGGGGCACCAGGAAGGAAGGACTCTAGGACTGGGCATACACACTGGTCGAACCCCACCTAAAGCAACACATAACACAACACCATGGTCATGTTCCTTAGGACACACTGTAGCAAAACTTTTTGCAACAGAAATCAAGAGTTTCTTATTAGACAAGTTCAAATAGTACCTCCCCATTTCTGACAGTTTTCTCCGTTTTGTGCAGAACATTGACTGTACTGCACTGACGATAAGCTCACATGTACCCAATGAATCAATGGTTAAATCAAAAAGCGGCCCTGAGAGGTAGTATTTTCACATTCTACTTTTAATATTAAAAAATCAAACCCACCATCttagcaccatgctctaccaactgagataCATACTTGTTGTGTTGATATAGTGTTAAGTTGTCAGTTAGATTTCATGCCGGAGAGAAACCATGAATATGACAAATGCCAAACAGGAGCAGGTGAAATCGGAATAGGAGTAACCATACATATAGCCATATAACTTCCGCTGAACAACCTTCATCATTAATTCTTCTCACCGCCCATGTCAGTAGCCCAAGGTCATAGTCGTTGTTGTTTATGGAGAAGCTGGGGTGATAGAGGATCTCCAGTGCTCTGCAGCGTTGGCCCGCTGATGTGTCCGTCAAACTGAGCGTGTCCAAAAACACCTGCCTCTCTGACTCCTGCAACATGTTGTACCTGGGTTATGGAGAATGCAGGGAAATAGAAGGCACATATTATTTAATATAATAAGTAGAGTTTCCATATTAAGACAGCCTCAGAGTCAAAAGGAGTTGTTGAGGAAGTCATAATATGGACATCGGAATAAAAACTAAAgcattttttctctctccctcccccttactGGATGATGCAGTGGGCTGCAGTAATGATCCAACGTGGGGTGATgatgcccccccccacacacgtTTCCCTCTCCACTGCTCTGCCAGCCCCACTTGTCCTCTGCTAACATCCCCCCGACAATCCTCCAAGCCTTCCGACCAGCACCAACTGGACCTAGGAAACCTGAGGGAGAGTGGGATGGGGGATGGGTGCTTCAACAAATAAACTGTCAACACAGACATAACCTGAACACGTTATTCGGTTATGCAAGACATTGTTCAGTTTGTACAATATTGACTCGTGGGATCAGTTACTTATTGTCATTGTGTGATAGCCAGTCATTTAGCCAGTTGTCTACAGATTGCTTGTTCATTTGAATGTACCGAGAAGACCTATACAATTCTGATGTATCAGCGGATTGGATGGCATTACCTGCACGGACGTTTCCTGTCTGGTTGATGGGTTGCTTGGACAGCAGGACTGGCATTGGGACACTGCAGTTCCCTTTAACGCCACATGGCTGCACCATgtctgtcaggttgggtgggaAACACAGGAACTTGACTGAGGAGGAGACGAACAAGATGCAAAGGAGAGTGAGCGAGGACGAGGTAAAATGGGTGTTTGTTGAATGCTTGCATCCTTTTTTTTACTGTCAAATGCAGCTCGtcttgggcggcaggtagcctagcagttaagagtgcTGGACCAGGAACTGAGagattgctggttcgaatccttgACCTGACTAGGTCAAAAACCAATCGATGTGCCCTTATTGCGCCTGTAAAATCTGTCAATGTAACCCTAATGGTGCCTGTATGTCggcctggataagagtgtctggtaAATGACTGTAAATATATTAAGATATGACATTGTGTCTGAAAATGTTACTAGCCATAAAAATCCTTGCTTTCTCAAAGCTTATTGGAGGAGAGGATGCAAGGGACCTCCTCCCCCAATGAGCTTTGAGAGGAGTTGAGTGAAAAAGGCTTGTGATGTTTTCAGACACAGCCCAGGTCTACAAGCACTGTATTGTCATTGAAGTTACCTACAATAGCAAAGAAGGATAAAGACGGCGATGAAGGTCGTCAACATTGTCAGACGTGAGGGGCCAGTGCACCGCGGGGGCTCAAGATCTACAGTAAGAAGGGAATAAAATATCCATTATTTTGAATAAACTGCTGCGTTCTTTGGATACCTTGAACATTCAAGTGCTTTTCACAAGAATGCGCATAACCTTCATGGAAAAGAACAATACGTTTCAAAGACGTATGTCTGGCACTGTGTGGTTGGCGTCTGCAAGCTGTCATGGTTGCCCAGGAAGGAGTTGGAACATTTATGCAATCAACAATGTGTATTATACAACCATGGAAAGGTTCATGGTATAGCCAGGGGGACTGTGGTGCTCAAGTACAGACACTTAAAGGGTACATTCACCTACatgaaaaaattaagaaaaaaaatctcattacAGTGAAAGTTGTTTAGGTGCCTATGGAAGCAAAGCATAGATAAATCACAACTTGACATGAACACAAGATAATAGACCAAAAGCCTAGTAAGACTTGGGGCATATTCATTACtccaattctgttgcaaaacttTGTAACATTTGGAttaaatggaagcaaatggaacaaaacgggaagggacctacctgaatttgtccaatagaaactcttgttttgaTCTGTTTGCTTCCTTTTGGTTTATAAACGGTAAACAGTttccgtaatgaatacacccgtgtattcaactctctctctccaatacgGCACAGTATCCTACCTGGCTCTTCATTAGGGCAGTCTTCGGGGAGTGCTAGCCCAACAGATCCTTCATCCACTTCAGATGGCTTCCTCTGTGGGACCTCCAGAGGGCGATTACAGGAAGGGAGGGGCGAGGATGTCTCTGAATTTGTCTCCTCTGAGCAGGCCAAGTCCGGGGGTTGGGGGGGCGAGAGGACTACCTTTGGGGTTTGGGCCTCCATGGGTACTTCAGAGGAGGACGTAGGGGGATCAAATCGTGCTTCTGTTCGGGGCTGTTGGGCCTTTAGATTCCTCTCAGAAGGGCGAGGTGTTGGGGTTGTGTCTGTCTGATGGGCattgggaggtggtggtggtatgcCCATTCCCAAGTGGGATTCCCCATGAGCGCAAAGAGTGTAGAGGATGGTAACTGGAATACCCCGACTGGTACACCCCCAGTGGCAACATTGAGGGAAACCGAGGGGCAGGGGTAAGGGGCTCATTGCATGGACGTTGTACATGTGGAAGGAAAATGGAAGCCTTCATATCTATACTTGTGAGGTCTGGGTATAGGAGTTTCTGAGGGGGTGGTGTGAGGAGTGGTTGGGCGAGGGGGGTGATAGCAGACCGATGCTGTAGGGGTTGGAGGCGTGTGACAGGTGGTGGAGGAGCAGAGGGGGTATGCGGCTGGGCAGGAGAGCAGACCAGAGGGGAGCTCTGGGCCTATCTCAGATGAATTGGTACCAGCGGTACGACAGGTGCCCTTCAGCAGAGATATAGACACGCTTTTAAGAACCTGTACAACGTGTTTTAAGTGTGAATGTTTACATCTTGACACAATCTCTGTTCTTACAAGCACACACAGGATTTATTAACATATCTGTATACACATTGTCCTCCAGAAGTTTTGTGCTGTCGGTTCTGAATCGAATTATTGATTATAAGAAAGAGCATAATTGCTATAATAGAGCTATAAAGAATTAGAAGCTTGCTGGGAAATCAATCAAATACCACCCATTGTAGATTAGGCAAGGACATTTTGTTTACAAAAAAAAGTGTAGATACTAGTCATAGAGAGCTGTGTCTCTACTTTATCAGGGATTATTCAACTTAATCTATTGCTCCTTCACTCAAAGTTGGAATTCCAAAGTCACAATTAAAAACATCCTTGAAATAGTGGCAACAATTCTGTCAAATGCATTGTCTATCCCAGGCTTGGTCTTTTTCAGATTATTTTCGCCAGACCGCTCCTCTTTTGTCTCTTCTACCTGCACTCCTCCTTCCGTACCCAACCTTGTTCCTTTCCTAATCGATTCATTATCTCACCCTCCATCATCCCTCCCCTCATGAGTTAcaccatctttctctcctctgtaggTAGGTGTGAGCAGTCCTGAACAAGGTAGGCCTGTAACAGATCTATGCACTCTTGTCATCGGGGATCATGAAATATGCACGTGAATAATTGTGAGCCAGGGTTAGAGTTTAACTGTACCGTTGAGTCATTCACACGCGCAGATACTTAGTTACAGAGgtgcacagacacatacacagtaTACTGAATGAAAACAAACATACTTATGTTTTAAATATACAATGAATCCATTCGTATTTGAAGGGCTTCTCATTTTTATATGATTTCCTAGGTGGGTTTGCATACAGCATGACAAAAACACATGATTTGTATGGAGCAGTTTGTGTATGTTTATTGATGGGACAGGAGTTATCAATGGGGGGCACGCACAAACGCAGTCAGTGACCTAACCATGACTTACACTGACCGACtatctctgtgtgcgtgtgtgtgtgtgagtcctgtTTCACATCAGCAGCATTTGTTTGGCCTCTCACGTTACTGTAGCAGACAGTTCGGTGTTGGCAGAGAAGCATAGGGAGCATCCATACTGCTTCACTACCAGAGGGGTTAGGTTAAAGTGGCGAGAGAAGAGCCAAAGATCAACGTAGAGAGCAAATGTATTTAAACAGTTTTGAAAAGCAATTAGTCAAATTCTGTCTATTGTTTGACCAGtacagcagggttggggtcaatttgaattgaagttagtcaattcaggaagtgatttgaattTAAAATACAAAAACGGCTAGACTTTTGAAATAGCTTCTCCTCAGCTGAATaagtcgtcattgaaaatacaacTTTTCTCTAAGTTATTATTCAATTGTAAAATATCTTTATTTCCAGAATTGACTGACTTCAATTCGACTTGACCCTAACCCACAGCAAACTTGAAATAGACTAGCAACAACATGAGTAGAATATCATTTATTACATGTATCTGTACAATAACAGTAATACAGATATTTACAGCAGAGCTCACATGAACAAACTCtaaacaatatatacatatacttTATGAACAAACCTTGATTAGTCGCTCATCATATCACCAT harbors:
- the LOC139380773 gene encoding persulfide dioxygenase ETHE1, mitochondrial-like, which codes for MCSVVNRLKPALAYTLWLQTTGYSRKVPAHIGPGLRTSKQPLETVIIRPYCSRMELGKGPFFRQLFESVSSTYTYLLADTESREAVLIDPVLETVDRDLKLVEELGFNLKVAVNTHCHADHITGTGQLKNRLFGMKSAISKHSGASADIMLSEGDKISFGKHYLTVRETPGHTDGCVTLVTGDQSMAFTGDTLLIRGCGRTDFQQGCSRRLYESIHRKIFTLPPQCLVFPAHDYKGQTASTVGEERRFNPRLTKTVEEFVDIMTNLNLPKPAKIDIAVPANLVCGLHEV